The nucleotide sequence TCTGATTTCTGAGTAGGGACTACTGAAACAGTCTAAAAGTCCTGGAAGCCCCAAGGACTGGGGTCTTTGTCATACATGTTCCAAAGCAACCACACTGAGTTCTGAACACAATCCTCTTCCGTTTGCCTCACCTTAGGTGCCAGTCAGCTGACAAAGAGAGTGAAGGAAATGGCAGTCCTGCCTTGTGCCTACAGCATTCCCAGTAACCAACTGACGAAATTTCGAATTTACTGGCAAAAGGATGATGAAGTGGTGCTGACCATCACATCTGGGAATATAAAGGTGTGGCCTGCGTATGAGAACCGGACCATCCCATCATACAGTCCCGACAACCTCTCCATTGTCATCATGGCTCTGCGCTTGTCGGACAAGGGTCAATACATGTGCATTGTTCAGAAGAATGATACCGGATCTTACAGGGTAGAACACAAAAATTTGGTAGAGCTATTTATCATAGGttagtgactttttaaaaatttattctaCACTGACAGACTCTGAATGTCCTGAAGGACATGCACCCATTCAGTTAGGGAGAAATTCAACTAAAGAGCGGTGTGTCTCATTTCATTCCCTAGGGGAAGTAGGACTCCAATTTTACAATAAACCCTAACTTATTTCTCCAGTTGTCCTGTAAGTACCTATTCACATGCACTTCCTGTGCTCTGACAATCCCAGTCCACAACAATCATCCTAAGAAACATAAGGGTACGAGCTTGACCTTTTGCAGCTGCACGAACTCAGTACTATGTTTCTGCACAAAGTTAAATGAGAATGCAGGTAGAAATATTTCCCAAATTGTATTTGAATGTCTATTACTATGAGTATTACTATATTCTGATATTTTCAAAGTGATCATTTGCTTAGCGCATAATTGCGATTTTCATCTAGCAGTGGTTTCTGAGTGAAGTGAGACGTTAAAGGAATAGCTGCCTAATTTATGCTTACCTCAGGGAAGAAAACAAATGCATGAATCAGAGCTCTATGTGGACAAGACTTTCTAATCTTGCGGGGAAGAACAGTTGATCCTTTGGACCTACAACACATTTCCTAgtgttgtgaagattaaatgaggTCAGACATAGGGCTAACAAATATCAAGAACTCGGTAAATGTTATCTGCTAATTTTTTCTCTCTACCTCTAACAAATGCAAGTATATGCCAACATTTATTCTTTTGAACATACTTCTGCACATCTCTCTACCGCCCTCTTTTCAGAGGGAAAAAAGTATTCAGTACccgctggcaattaaaaactcttGTACACATACCCACACTGGAAAACACGGCCCCCCTATCTCCATCAAGTATGGAGGGATTTATGTAACAAATTCAAATCAGTCTTTGTGCTGTATATAACTATTAATGAGGAACAACAGCGACAAACATTCATTAGTACTCAGAATGTGGAATATATATAAtttgaaataaagaaaatagGCATGTATCCAAATGAAACAGAACGCTTATAAATTGATGTCCCAGGAATGAGTCCGTTGAAATGAACGGGTATTTTccctttgaatcagacaatcgtaTGATCTACTGTAGCGAGAAAGACAAACTACAGTGAAATGGCATCACATTAAATGTCCAAAGAATGTTTCCGAGATGTCCTGAGCCGATCTACGCTGACATACAGTGCTACCTTGCAGGATAAAACCCATAGGTCGACAAGAGGGACTAATTAAGACGATGAATTTAAGGACTGCTACAGACAAAACTGTGTCCCTCAGAAACATGCTGCAATTCCTAACTTGTGGGTCAGGTACTGGCCTgctatcttcaaggtcagcagttaaaatctaccagtcactccaaaggagaaagaggaagctgtctgctccagtaaagatttcgtctcagaaatcctaccTAGAGTccttatgagtctgaatcaactctatggcagtgggtttgggggtttggaTGCCTCTGGTTAAGATTTCATTTGGGAAAGAGTTGCTTTGTTGTTCATGAGGCAGTATTAGTGTAGGGTGCATCTTGAGTCAATGTCTTTTCCGTGTTAAAGAAGCAAGCAAACTAAGAAGCAAAGACAAGGAAGAGAAATGGCAAGCCACACGAAGACCACCCAAGAGCAGAAGCTCAGAAGAGACAAGGCCCTTCCTCTACAGCCAACAAGCGAGAAAACCTTCTCACAGAACTGGTGCCCTGTATTCAGATTTCTAGCCTTCTAGAAAATAGATTGAaaaaatagatttctgtttgtgagttacccacttgtggtattttggTTAAAGAAGCACTAGATAACAAAGACACACACTGACCACGAATGCTaccgatgaagaaatggaggatgTTTGCCAACTTTTGTAGACTGGAATTGTTCAAGCAAGAAATCAGGAtggattgataattactggtgagtgGAAAGtgaaagttggaaagaaagaaagatctgtAGTTGGAAAACGTAGCCTGAATGATAGAGACAGCACTGGAAATCGCATGttggaattttgtaagaccaataacATATTCAATGCAAATagccttttcaacaacataatcagcgattctttttttgttttttggttttttgtttgtttttttagtgtgaatgagtgagtgagagagtgactgagagagtgagagtgggtgagtgagagagtaagtaagtgggtgagtgactgagtgagagtGGGTGAGAAagttaagtgagagagtgagagagtgggtgaaagagtgagtgagacagtgagtgagtgagacagtgagtaagacagtgagtgagtgaatgagtgagtaagttagagagtgagtgagtgagcgagtgagtcaatgagtgagtgagacagtgagtaagagagtgagtgagacaaTAGGTGAGACAATGAGTGAGAAAGtgagagtgagacagtgagtgagtgagagagtgagtgagagagtgaatgactgagtgaatgagtgagagagtgggtgAGAGAGAAAGTagtaagtgaatgagtgagtgagagtgagtgagacagtaagtgagtgagtgagagagtgagtgaaacagtgagtgagagtgagtcaatgagtgagtgagagtgagtgagacagtgaatgagacagtgagtgagagttAGTGAGACAATGAGtgaagagtgagtgagagagtgagtaagtgagagagtgagagtgagacagtgagagagtgagtgagtgagtgagtgagtgagtgagtgagtgagtgagtgagacagtgagtgagtcagtaagtgagtgagacagtgagtgagagtgagagtgagtgagtgagtgcatacgtgagtgagacagtgagtgagacaatgagtgagagagtgagtgagtgagtgaaagagtgagtaagaaggtgagtgagtgagtgtgagttagtgactgggtgagtgagagagtgagagtgagtcagtgagtgagtgagacagtgagaaagagagtcagtgagagtgagtgtgtgagagagtgagtgagtgagagtgtgagtgagtgatgagtgagagtgtgagagagtgagttagtcactgagtgagtgggagagtgagagagcaagtgagagagtgagtctatAATCAGTGATTCTACATGTGGGCTTCACCAGAGGGAacgtacagaaatcaaattgctaCATCTGTGGTAACTATGTGAaaaaagttcaatatcatcagtcagaagaAAGCCAGGGACCCGATTGtgcaacagaccatcaatttctcctGGAAAGTCCAAGTTGATGCTGGAACAAATTCAAACGTGTCCACAGAGCCAAAGAACCCCCTAGGGCAGGTTCCAAGATCTCAGAATCATTGCACTAGAtcagaaagtaaaaataaaaaccagatCCCTTGTAGGATGACACCCACCATCCtgtatataaagaaagcaaacagtcatTATAAAGATGGGAGAAATACCAAAacggatgtcagaggagacaatGAAACTTGTTCTTCACTGTAGAGTTGCTAAAGTGAATGAAGAAATAATGAGttaaaagagctgaaaagagGTGAGCTGGAAGAAGGTGGTGGCCCGTGAGCCAGGCGAGTGCCCCAGTGGCCATGGCAGCAGCGAGGCCTCCTCGTGGGGCGGCTGGGCAGCCTGGCCTTCCACCTTCCTCAGGTTCCCGGGAAGGGAAGGCCATCGTGGGAGTAGCAGCAGCCTCAGTGAAGGGAGGCTACAGCGCATCTCTCAtctcagcctgagcctgagcctggggaAGGCCAGGCAGCCCAGGTGGCTGGAGTGGAGAATGGGAATTCTCTTCACAAGGATGCAGAGACTGTTGGATTACCAGGAGCTCCAAGGTATCATTGTTGGATTGGATAATGCAGGGCAAACTACCAATCTTTACCAATTTTCCATGAATGAAGCTGTACATACATCTCCTACAATAGGAAACAATGTAGAAGAGATAGTAGTTAACAAGATATGTCTCCTCGTGTGGGATATCGGTGGTCAAACATCTATCTCTTCATTCCTCCTGGAATTCGTACTACACTAATAGTTGTTCTGGACAGTACGGACAGGGAAAGGATTTCTGTAACTAGAGAAGAACTCTGGAAAATGCTAGCACGCGAGGACCGAAAGGACAACTAGGTAGTTgattttttcttaaaaatcagAGGTTAAAGAATGTGTGACTGTAGGAGAAATGTCTCAGCCTTTGAGGCTCACTGATCTTAAAGATCACCAGGGGCATACCCAGGCATTGCTGGCCAAGGGCTGGCATGGAAGACGTCACGACTTAAGATTAGATGGTCTCTACTGCCCTTGTCTCACAGACTTTGTATAAAGTGCTGGACTTTAGATATATTTATAATAAGCATATTCAAACTTTTCTATAAGAAAACAAGCAGACAAAACTAAGACCACTatttgggggaagaaggggatgaAGTCTCACCTTTCAAATTTGCATTTTCATGAGTTCTTCCAAAGTAAGGTCTTAAAGCTGTGGTTGACTTTTTTTCCTCATAATCGATCCTCTCAGGACCTTGTGTAGCCTGTGGTAAGTACAAAGGGAGAGGAAGACCttttcatgtttttgttgttaataaattttttaaacgttttcttaggggctcatacatcccttctcacactccatacatacaacaattgtgtaaagcacatctgtacattcatcccCCGAGGAAGACCTTTTTAACGCTGAGAACGTTTGCTATCAGCATCACCCTCCCTAGTTGAATATTGTTCTCTTCGTGTGCCATTTTATGTCCAAGTACAAATCACCACAGAGACTCAGtttccaatattttaaagtttaacGTTGATAATGAAAAGTGTTTTACATGTGTATGTTTCACGTATATACCTCAAGTTCAAGTTAATAACTTTGACTTATGTTCTAAAGAAATTTTGTGAATAACACAATTATAACCATAATAACATGAGTGTTCACTCTGGCATTGTGTTACTTTGTACTTTCCCCCTTATGTTCATTGCTATTTTACAAACCAATCTCTAGAATCATGGAGAGCCtttgaaagaaatagaaaaagtaaGAGAAGACAGCTTGAAATTGtatatgttttcttgatgatcAAGTAGAgaatggaaacatgccatgcagTTGAGTAGATATGTATCAACCTAATGGGCAGAATTACAGTGATAAAATCATTGCATTTATTGGTCCATTGCTACTTACTGTTCTAAATAAACTTAGCCCGTTTTTCAGTCATTTTAAAAAAGGGAGAGTGTGAGGGACAAGGCAAAAATGAGGAAGTGATGCCAGGGTTCaacttaaaagaaaatgttttgaaaaatatgaagacaacatatgtacagatgtgtttgacaaaatggatgtgtggaaggattgggataagagctgtaatagcccccaataaaatacaattttaaaaaaagagaaagtaaatgttcaagGACTTGAAGGCAGAAAATGTAAGGGAAGTACATGCTCAGAAtttttcaagttgaaagaactatAAACACAAAAGAATGCAAGTCTtggattgcaatattgaaagatgctatgggtaaaaaaatcaaaagatgttgaaaacatcaaaagaagatagaaaggaaTTCTCAATCGCCAAAAAGAACTGATAGATGTTCAACCATTTCGGGAGCAGCATATGATCAAGCATGGATGGCATTGAGGAAAGAACCCCAAGCTTCGCTAAAGACACTAGTGAAAAGCAAGAGTCTGGAAGTTGACAGAATACTAACTGAGATTtttcaacaagtagatacaagaCTGAAAGCACTCAGCTATGCCAAGACCTTTGAtgaaaagagatccatatttgtatctatttcATTGTAAGGTAACTCGACAAAATGCAGAAATTGCCAAACAATATCAATgacatcacattcaagtaaaagttttatgaagataatttaaaaacagtTGCATGAATGGAAAGCTTTAAGAAATGcaatccagattcagaagatgacgtggaacaaagaatatcattgctaatgtcagttggatcttggctgaaagcagagaatactcgaGTGATATTTACTGATCATGCCATAACAAAGTGTGGATAACACCGTGAAGGATGGGAAGTCCGGAACACTTGATTGGTTCATGTGGAACGTGTGCATAGAACAaggggcagtcatttgaacagaaccaaAGGGTTCTTCATGATTTACAATCAAGACAGGTGCCTCAGTTGTGGCTCTGCACCACGCTTCCGCAATCTGCATGCTGATCAGATACCAAGAGAGGCCGAGGCATATGCCGAACAGGAGTTAAAGGAGGACCTTCACACCATGCACTTCACAGACAGCACAATTCTCATGAAAGTGgagtggacttgaagcacttactgacgaAGATGAAAGACTACAGCATTCGGCATGGAATACAtctcaacatcaagaaaacaagtgTCTTCAGAATGGGACCAAGAAGCAGCATATGATAAACCTAAAAAGACTGAGGTTGTCAaagatttggatccataatcaataccccTGTAGTCAGGATTTCCAAAAATCAAATAATGTCTTATATTGACTCAATTTCCTGCAGAAAACTTCTTGAGGATGCtagaatattaaaaagcaaatgtGTCCCTTGGAAGACTAATATACACCTGACTCAAGCTACGGTACTTTGAATCACCTGATATGCATGGGAAATGAGCAAGGGAAACAAGAAGAATTGATACCCTGGAAGGATGATGTTAGCAAAGAAGATTGAATgtgccatggactaccagaatagGCAACCTAGCTTGGAAAAAGTGCAAtcacaatgctccttaggagtaagaatgagacacaatggatggatggatggatggatggatggatggatggatggatggatggatggatggatggatggattatgataagaattgtacaagcccccaataaaatgatttttgtgaaAAAAGGAGTAAGGATGATGAAATTTTTGTCCTGTGCATTTTGGAAATGTTACCAAgagggacaagtccctggaaaggacattattcttggtaaagtaagaggtcagcacaaaagaggaagcccttcaaagACAAATCAACCTGGtgccggcaacaatgggctcaagcacaacattaattgtgaggatgctgtcgGACCAGCCAGTTCCATTCGGCTGCGGAAGGAGCGCGAAGCTTCACTAAGAGAATGTCACACACTCCTCGTAACGTCGCTGTGCGGTGGGACTCACTCAGCAGCAACTAACAGTAAAGATAGAAAcagacttcagaaagttcatggggaaaaaaaaccgAATGAAAAGATACGggatttgtccatgaacttttatAAGCCCCCTCATATTCATGATGTCTGGGAAATTACAAATTACATCTCATTGTATCATGCTTATTAAGGCCGGACCATTTATTTAAAATGTGAACCCAAATAAAGCATGTGTTTATATGGATGTGTACACACAGATATGTAGTTAAGTGTTCTAATATTCCCTGTTATTTCTTCAGCTGACTTCCCTACTCCGATTATAGCTGACCTGGGAAACATATCTGAAGACAGTAAGAAGATACTTTGCTCGACCTCTGGAGGTTTCCCCGAGCCGAGCCTCTCTTGGTTGGAAAATGGAGAAGAATTAAATGCAACAAACCAGATGGTTTCCCAAGATCCTCAAACTGAACTCTACAATGTCAGCAGTGAGCTCCATTTCAATATGACCAGAAACCGTACAGTCATCTGTGTTGTCAAGTACGGAGACAAAAATGAAGTGTCTCAGACCTTCCACTGGATAATACGTAAGTGACATGGTTTGGGGAGGTTTCTACTAAATAGAATGTTAGAAGACACTAGTGGCCAGATACTTTTCATCATCGTGCGCATAAACTCTACTGGTACCTTTAGATCAGCAACTAAAAGGATAATAACGTGCTGTTGTGACCTATGAGGGGTCACTGTACACAGGTGTAGCTATGAAATGACTAGACTAATTTTATTAGTGGTGTGGAATGGTTGTCAGACAGTGGGAAACATGTAAGAGTTGACACTATTATTTTTCCCCCCACAGCCATGCCTCCTCCTGATAATCCATTTCCATCCTGGGGCATCAGCCTCATCATCATCGCACTTTTTGTTATTTCGGGGATCATCACATACTGCAGTAAGTACTCTTGGACTAACACCAGAATCTCAATTGCTGGAACCTCAAATGGTATCTGTATAGCTCAACATCTCTTTGAAGTTTTAGCCTAATCTGTTCTCATGTTTGAAGCAAGTCTATGGAGACTTGAGCCTTTCCGGTTTCGTCGTCTCCCCGCAGGTCCTAGTCATACACTGAACAGACATTTCTTAGGCACCTACTAAGTTTCTGACCTGCTACCAGGCACTGGAGTCACAGAAAGGAGAAGGCACTGCCCTCAAGCTACCTTCCAGTtgtatccattttttccctctAGCTTTATACTATTTTCCTAGAGACACCGAGACCTCCTTCTTAATTGATATGAACACATTCTTCATAGTAAGTGATATTCTGACATTGGACTTACAGTTGAAGGAAAAATAGAATAATGATATTTGGAGTATAAGAATCATTTTCTTTGAGTGGATTAAGATGTGCTAATGAAGTTTACACCCTACATGGATTggggtggttttttgttttgttttgttaccaattttcatttcttcagaaCACATTTTTTAAGTCTCTGAGAGTCTAAAATCTGAGACACATTATGTGTTAAGATGGAGCTGCCTGAAAACAGAGCCTTAACTTCATCTTAAAGGTTTGGCATGAGTGTAGAGACCATGTTGGATTTGAAAGATTATTTTTCTAATAGCAGTTTCTCTAACTTCTGCACTAACCGAACCATATGACCTAAAGGAAGTATTTTTTTCTGAAGTTAGACAGATGCAGGCTATCCCAGCCTGTTCCCAGGAATCTTTCCTGTATGAGCAAACAGATGCAGGATGCCAGAAGGGTCCTGACTCGCAGCATTATTAACAAAAAACTTCCTTACAATGGGCTCGCAGGAGAAGAAATGCTGGAGAAAACAGTTTTAATAACAAACTCCCACAAAAACATGTCTTCCATTGTCTTTTGACTACCTTGCAGTTAACTGGAAAACACAAAGGCTTGCAATAACATAGCCTTAACCCATCATGTAATCCCACATACGTTGTCCACCAATCCTGCCTTCAGCTCCCTGGTTGGCTTTCAGTGGTCATGATCTTGCTTCAACTGATGAAGAACATTATTTGGTTGAATGGCCATCTTTGTTTTGTGAATTTGGACATTTTCCTGACCTGAACCATCTCTGGACTTTCAATAGAGCTCTTCATTTTACTCTTATAGGGTGTGTATTTCCACAGAAAACTCTAGGACAGACCACAAGTGCAGGGATGTTTGAGGAACTATTTCTAGGCTGTTTTTCTTTATGACTTGATAGCCCTGGCCTTCGACATCTGCCCTTCTCAACCTCTATAATTAAAATGGAAGAGGAACTGCTGGGCCAGAGATAAGGCCAAAATCACTGGGAAGGTGGATCAATCCTTCTTGAAATAGAAAgcgtgtatgctgagcaaataaaaatAGACCCACATCTGCAATTCCTTAATCTTCAGTACAAAGAAATCAAGGCTCAGTGAAGTCACTAgaggttattttttttcctttgcttgtcttcttcttctcctcctcctccatcttcgTTTTCACTAGAGGCTCTTTGATGTGAACAATTTACGGTAGGATGAAGGGGTCTGCTGGGCTCACAGACTGTCAAGTTCAGGATCTCTCAACCTTAGCACCAATTAAGTCTTTACTTTAGGGGGCTGTTTGGTACATTGTAGCATCTTTATCAGCATCCTTAGCCTCTAGCTAGTAGATGACAGCAGTATCTCACCCAGTTATGAGAACCAAAAATGTCTCTAGGCATTGTTATAAGTTCTCTAGGAGGAAAGTCCTCCGAGTTGAGAATTACTACTCTAGTTCTAAGGCAGTCGGAAGGCTTGCTAAAACATCTGGACGTGATTGAAGGGTAAACAcctatcatttttattttagtttgtGCCGTGTTCAAACGACCTGCCACAAGATCAAGAGGAAGGAGTAATGAGAATGAAATGGGAAGAATCTCCCCGGTCGACACAGGATCTTCAGGAGCATCTGTCTGAAGGAACATTGGAAGACCGACTTTTCCATCTCCTTCCTTTCCGATAGGTGGAACATGAGGCACAATCTTCTCTTCCTTTCAGTACTAAATTCGAAACCATTTGCATGACCTGCATTCCCACCATCCCCAAATCTCATTCAGATACATGATCCCTGACATGCTGCTCCTGTCTTCCCACATACAATTTGCTTATTGTAACCTCTTTCATTGTTGTGACATTCTGCCAACTTGAAAGGCTCTCCTCTTCTCAGCCAACTCATTGTATTTTGTTTCCATAAAACACTACTTTAAGTCATCTTGAAGGCTACTCTTCCTAGACTAATTCCTTATTCCAATCATGTCTCTTGCTATATATATCCTGGAGGTGGAAGACTGATGGAGACAGACGATGGTCACTGATGGATCACTTTATACTAACTACCACAGTAACCTCCTCCTCAGTCTTTCCACGGCCTGCCAACAGAGCCCCCCTGTCAATCCAGTCATAAAGTATGACTTTTcccgtgttctttttccactcaACCAACTTAGAGGGGATTCTAAGTGCCTACAGGAAAAATTAACTTTTTGCATCCCAGCGAATTGTTTCTCACATGGCCTGATTTTCAGATATCAAGTATGAACATACTA is from Tenrec ecaudatus isolate mTenEca1 chromosome 2, mTenEca1.hap1, whole genome shotgun sequence and encodes:
- the CD80 gene encoding T-lymphocyte activation antigen CD80, which translates into the protein MAAWMGSTIRTIVRLAQDRQSWTLFTEALRVRTNGMTPNDSTKYTCQVVPQFNHVQPNCASQLTKRVKEMAVLPCAYSIPSNQLTKFRIYWQKDDEVVLTITSGNIKVWPAYENRTIPSYSPDNLSIVIMALRLSDKGQYMCIVQKNDTGSYRVEHKNLVELFIIADFPTPIIADLGNISEDSKKILCSTSGGFPEPSLSWLENGEELNATNQMVSQDPQTELYNVSSELHFNMTRNRTVICVVKYGDKNEVSQTFHWIIPMPPPDNPFPSWGISLIIIALFVISGIITYCTLYYFPRDTETSFLIDMNTFFIKALEDLGAEDPSAEYQIRVILWIRRLATDEGLEQLYYQTEIIVNLMTVDRTMV